Proteins from one Geomonas agri genomic window:
- a CDS encoding FAD-dependent oxidoreductase, with product MAEVVFSSWGRNIVDNRKGGEKKDISFKLPATYDGERPLSAFIGWDGIILYNKDVDIPAMVAEYMKRVQTKYVCGKCTPGKKGTRVIMDALSGIMEGSGKEEDLDTILDVGSVLSHCKCTLCPSSAVPVIDAVTHFRDAFVNYIRGAKSLSSEFRYIEKYTAPCMDKCPAHIDIPAYIESVKDYRFGDSLEDIRESMPLPSVCGRVCPHPCETACRRKNVDESINIMVLKRSASDYEWQHGHLPPMTPKAKQSKKVAVVGAGPAGLAAAYYMALEGYPVTIYEALPLGGGMVAVGIPPYRQPRHLLQRDIDIIQGLGVEIIYNTRVGKDITLAELRQKFDAVLLAPGAHRSKPMGVEGEDKGYKGFLTGGIDFLRNVYLGLPTGMGKKVFVVGGGNTAIDCVRVALREGAEESVLVYRRSRNEMPADVWEVDGADEEGVRFEFQVLPTKVIANENNEVTGVELIRMALGEPDASGRRRPEPVPGSEFIIECDTIIPAIGQDADLSFIPADAGIDTTKWSTIVTKYVPLKGHDGKDLKDSMGNMLSRNLITDCDGVFASGDAEIGPLTVVACVGNGHRAAKVIQRYLEGKGVELTDDERMEDILTYFGVYDKNENVQWLDSASREHQKEVHGKERASFKNYCEVELGYANSQAVREAERCLRCYRVAMVAV from the coding sequence GTGGCAGAGGTAGTTTTTTCCAGCTGGGGCAGAAACATAGTTGACAACCGCAAGGGGGGCGAGAAGAAGGATATCTCCTTCAAACTGCCCGCCACCTACGACGGAGAGCGGCCGCTTTCGGCTTTCATCGGCTGGGATGGCATCATTTTGTACAACAAGGATGTCGATATCCCCGCCATGGTCGCCGAGTACATGAAGCGGGTGCAGACCAAGTACGTCTGCGGTAAGTGCACCCCGGGCAAGAAAGGGACCCGCGTCATCATGGACGCCCTCTCCGGGATCATGGAAGGGAGCGGCAAGGAAGAGGACCTGGACACCATCCTCGACGTCGGCAGCGTGCTGTCGCACTGCAAGTGCACCCTCTGCCCGAGTTCGGCAGTGCCGGTCATCGACGCGGTCACCCACTTCCGCGACGCCTTCGTGAACTACATCCGCGGCGCCAAGAGCCTCTCCTCGGAATTCCGCTACATCGAAAAGTACACGGCTCCGTGCATGGACAAGTGCCCGGCCCACATTGATATCCCGGCCTACATCGAATCGGTGAAGGATTACCGCTTCGGCGATTCGCTGGAGGACATTCGCGAATCGATGCCGCTCCCCTCGGTCTGCGGCCGCGTCTGTCCGCACCCGTGTGAGACCGCCTGCCGCAGGAAGAACGTGGACGAGTCGATCAACATCATGGTGCTCAAGCGCAGCGCCTCCGACTATGAGTGGCAGCACGGTCACCTCCCGCCGATGACTCCCAAGGCAAAGCAGTCCAAGAAGGTCGCCGTAGTGGGCGCAGGCCCGGCAGGTCTCGCCGCCGCCTACTACATGGCACTGGAAGGGTACCCGGTCACCATCTACGAGGCGCTCCCGCTCGGTGGCGGCATGGTCGCCGTAGGCATCCCGCCGTACCGCCAGCCGCGCCACCTGCTGCAGCGCGACATCGACATCATCCAGGGACTGGGCGTCGAGATCATCTACAACACCCGGGTGGGCAAGGACATCACCCTCGCCGAGTTGAGGCAGAAGTTCGATGCCGTGCTTCTCGCGCCGGGCGCGCACCGCTCCAAGCCGATGGGCGTCGAGGGTGAGGACAAGGGGTACAAGGGCTTCCTGACCGGCGGTATCGACTTCCTGAGAAACGTCTACCTCGGCCTTCCCACCGGGATGGGCAAGAAGGTCTTCGTGGTCGGCGGCGGCAACACCGCCATCGACTGCGTCAGGGTGGCGCTGCGCGAAGGGGCCGAGGAATCGGTGCTCGTTTACCGCCGCTCGCGTAACGAGATGCCGGCGGACGTCTGGGAGGTCGACGGGGCGGACGAGGAAGGGGTACGCTTCGAGTTCCAGGTGCTCCCGACCAAGGTCATCGCCAACGAGAACAACGAGGTCACCGGGGTCGAGCTGATCAGGATGGCTCTCGGCGAGCCGGACGCCTCCGGGCGCCGTCGTCCGGAACCGGTGCCGGGGTCCGAGTTCATCATCGAGTGCGACACCATTATCCCGGCCATCGGCCAGGACGCCGACCTCTCCTTCATCCCGGCCGACGCGGGGATCGACACCACCAAGTGGAGCACCATCGTCACCAAATACGTGCCGCTCAAGGGGCACGACGGCAAGGACCTGAAGGACAGCATGGGCAACATGCTCTCCAGGAACCTGATCACCGACTGCGACGGCGTCTTCGCCTCCGGCGACGCCGAGATCGGCCCGCTCACCGTTGTGGCCTGCGTCGGCAACGGCCACCGCGCCGCCAAGGTGATCCAGCGCTACCTGGAAGGGAAGGGCGTCGAGCTCACCGACGACGAGCGGATGGAGGACATCCTGACCTACTTCGGCGTCTACGACAAGAACGAGAACGTGCAGTGGCTGGACAGCGCCTCGCGCGAGCACCAAAAGGAGGTGCACGGCAAGGAGAGGGCGAGCTTCAAGAACTACTGCGAGGTGGAACTGGGCTACGCCAACAGCCAGGCGGTGCGGGAGGCCGAGAGGTGCCTGCGCTGCTACCGGGTCGCCATGGTGGCCGTCTAG
- a CDS encoding molybdopterin-dependent oxidoreductase — MVSLTIDGKSVQVEKGTTILEAAATVGITIPTLCWLKKVSPTGACRVCAVEVAGVERTMTACNTPVKEGIEVTTDTPALREARRKIMELMLVNHPLDCPVCDAGGECDLQDSCYALNATKQDYSAILERKAIRYDWPLIESDPNRCILCEKCVKVDHEIVGCDAIEVVNKGEDAIIDTVDGKPLNCEFCGNCVAACPTGALITKPFKFKGRPWTFNRIPSVCAFCGTGCQIEYHAKDGHVERVTSEDSSYNSGNLCINGRFGYRYLHSTERLSDPLLRGDSGALAKTDWDTALATAAGKLKEIVARDGGKAVAGLGSPRLTNEESFLFRKIFSEGLGSSNLDSEAGLGFAQAQAQMQRRFGFIGASKQLDALDEAQAILVFGCDLNAEATGAEYRVIKAASKKDARLVLVNMRDVKLRKFANAHLKHLPGAELQVIYALMKGLIEAGIALPSGAESIKDGLAQLSMDDLCQQAGFTVAAVENAVRQLAGMTRVAIVFGADLVRSADASTKIAALADLAVLTGSASEQGGGIFPVDAKNNTVGMLDMGIAPGADGKDIWGIVDGIEQGSIKALYLLGCDLSGLPDNQRIRKALGKLELLVVQDVFQGDSLDYAHVVLPAGAAAEKSGSFTSLDNRIQAIFKAVDAPGQAKEDWAILADLYNRLTGNVQRITPASVMAEIKESTKGYQPFDGSRGGAIKGGSAVRTDAPLAPIAKPAAPAQPKFQLLVGPIGFHNGTSTTRSDANLDVAPAGFVELHPTDAAALGIAEGASVKLSSGTGALTAAAKISDKLQPGLLFAPSHFRDLNANALLKGNCNLVEVKVEKA, encoded by the coding sequence ATGGTCAGCTTAACCATTGATGGCAAAAGCGTGCAGGTCGAGAAAGGTACCACCATACTGGAGGCCGCAGCCACGGTAGGGATCACGATCCCGACGCTGTGCTGGCTCAAGAAGGTCTCCCCCACCGGCGCCTGCCGCGTCTGCGCGGTAGAGGTCGCGGGAGTGGAGCGTACCATGACCGCCTGCAACACGCCGGTCAAGGAGGGGATTGAGGTAACCACCGACACCCCGGCTCTCAGGGAAGCCCGCCGCAAGATCATGGAGCTCATGCTGGTGAACCACCCGCTGGACTGCCCGGTCTGCGACGCCGGCGGCGAATGCGACCTGCAGGATTCCTGCTACGCGCTCAACGCGACCAAGCAGGACTACTCGGCGATCCTCGAGCGCAAGGCGATCCGCTATGACTGGCCGCTCATCGAAAGCGACCCCAACCGCTGCATCCTCTGCGAAAAGTGCGTCAAGGTGGACCACGAGATCGTCGGCTGTGACGCCATCGAGGTGGTCAACAAGGGTGAGGACGCCATCATTGACACCGTGGACGGCAAGCCGCTCAACTGCGAGTTCTGCGGCAACTGCGTCGCGGCCTGCCCGACCGGCGCACTGATCACCAAGCCCTTCAAGTTCAAGGGGCGCCCCTGGACCTTCAACCGCATCCCCAGCGTCTGTGCCTTCTGCGGCACCGGCTGCCAGATCGAGTACCACGCGAAAGACGGGCACGTGGAGCGGGTCACCAGCGAGGACAGCAGCTACAACAGCGGCAACCTCTGCATCAACGGCCGCTTCGGCTACCGCTACCTGCACTCCACCGAGCGTCTTTCCGATCCGCTTTTGCGCGGCGACTCCGGCGCGCTCGCCAAGACCGACTGGGACACCGCCCTGGCCACCGCGGCCGGGAAGCTCAAGGAGATCGTGGCGCGTGACGGCGGCAAGGCCGTGGCGGGTCTGGGCTCCCCGAGGCTCACCAATGAGGAGAGCTTCCTGTTCCGCAAGATCTTCAGCGAAGGGCTGGGGAGCTCCAACCTCGACTCCGAGGCGGGCTTGGGCTTTGCTCAGGCGCAGGCACAGATGCAGCGCCGCTTCGGCTTTATCGGCGCCAGCAAGCAGCTGGACGCTCTCGACGAGGCGCAGGCGATCCTTGTGTTCGGCTGTGACCTCAACGCCGAGGCGACCGGTGCCGAGTACCGCGTCATCAAGGCGGCCTCCAAGAAGGACGCCCGCCTGGTGCTGGTCAACATGCGCGACGTTAAATTGAGGAAGTTTGCTAATGCGCACTTGAAACACCTCCCCGGTGCCGAGCTCCAGGTGATCTACGCACTGATGAAGGGGCTCATCGAGGCGGGTATCGCGCTTCCGTCCGGTGCCGAGAGCATCAAGGACGGGCTCGCGCAGCTTTCCATGGACGATCTCTGCCAGCAGGCCGGATTCACCGTCGCTGCCGTGGAGAACGCGGTGCGGCAGCTCGCCGGCATGACCCGCGTCGCCATCGTCTTCGGTGCCGACCTGGTCCGGAGCGCCGACGCCTCCACCAAGATCGCCGCTCTCGCCGATCTCGCTGTCCTCACCGGTTCGGCCAGCGAGCAGGGTGGCGGCATCTTCCCGGTCGACGCCAAGAACAACACCGTGGGCATGCTCGACATGGGGATCGCACCGGGCGCCGACGGCAAGGACATCTGGGGCATCGTGGACGGGATCGAGCAGGGGAGCATCAAGGCGCTCTACCTACTGGGTTGCGACCTGTCCGGCCTTCCGGACAACCAGCGTATCCGCAAGGCGCTCGGCAAGCTGGAGCTGTTGGTGGTCCAGGACGTCTTCCAGGGTGACTCCCTCGACTACGCCCACGTGGTGCTTCCGGCAGGCGCCGCCGCCGAGAAGAGCGGCTCCTTCACTTCGCTTGATAACCGAATTCAGGCCATCTTCAAGGCCGTGGACGCACCGGGGCAGGCCAAGGAAGACTGGGCCATCCTGGCCGATCTCTACAACAGGCTGACCGGCAACGTCCAGCGCATCACCCCGGCGAGCGTCATGGCCGAGATCAAGGAGTCAACCAAAGGGTACCAGCCCTTCGACGGCTCCCGCGGCGGCGCCATCAAGGGTGGCAGCGCGGTAAGAACGGACGCCCCGCTGGCGCCGATCGCCAAGCCTGCGGCACCCGCTCAGCCGAAGTTCCAGCTCTTGGTCGGCCCCATCGGGTTCCACAACGGCACCTCGACCACCCGCTCGGACGCCAATCTTGACGTGGCGCCGGCCGGCTTCGTGGAACTGCACCCGACCGACGCGGCCGCGCTCGGCATCGCCGAAGGGGCGAGCGTCAAGCTCTCCTCCGGCACCGGCGCTCTTACCGCAGCGGCGAAGATCAGCGACAAGCTGCAGCCGGGTTTGCTCTTCGCTCCCTCGCACTTCCGCGACCTGAACGCCAACGCGCTCCTCAAGGGGAACTGCAACCTGGTGGAAGTGAAGGTCGAAAAAGCGTAA
- a CDS encoding menaquinol oxidoreductase: MEQAENNKAGTVGELARDAQGQLRQGLLDEIGRLKRFSNRGLWALSLFLLLSTVAWREFWFLPRPQEVVATLGAAPKPLMISLVLVLYTFSAIILSLSRMMAGIRHPSSFCHVGYLAGFYLFYYFAEGLQDNYWAVFGAGFTILCLESYRIWTFCNDQIVKRSEQLAFLERNGRMPPEEDEDSLYD; the protein is encoded by the coding sequence ATGGAGCAGGCGGAAAACAACAAGGCGGGGACCGTGGGGGAACTGGCGCGCGACGCGCAGGGGCAGTTGCGCCAGGGACTTCTGGATGAGATAGGGAGGCTGAAAAGGTTCTCCAACCGGGGGCTTTGGGCGCTGTCCCTGTTTCTGCTTTTGAGCACCGTCGCCTGGCGTGAGTTCTGGTTCCTGCCCCGCCCCCAGGAGGTGGTGGCGACACTGGGAGCGGCGCCCAAACCGCTCATGATCAGCCTGGTGCTGGTGCTCTACACCTTTTCGGCGATCATACTGAGCCTGTCGCGCATGATGGCCGGCATACGTCATCCCAGCAGCTTCTGCCACGTCGGCTACCTGGCCGGCTTCTACCTCTTCTACTATTTCGCTGAAGGGCTCCAGGACAACTACTGGGCCGTTTTCGGTGCCGGCTTCACCATCCTGTGCCTGGAAAGCTACCGGATCTGGACTTTCTGCAACGACCAGATTGTCAAGCGCAGTGAGCAACTCGCCTTCCTGGAACGAAACGGCCGCATGCCCCCCGAGGAAGACGAAGATTCCCTCTACGACTGA
- a CDS encoding cytochrome C — MFDKIAGRALVPVGIVVTGFLVVCFVLLYAAIKQVVIRDSITQANNLAGIVLKSTRYAMMKSDSELNSAIIRNISAQNGVQHVRIFNKRGVVAFSSKPEEVNRQVDKKAEGCVVCHEKAAPITTLGTMQKARTFKNAAGDEILAITAPIYNEPECANAACHFHPAEQRVLGTLDIGLSQEATLHSLALIKMQMLIFSILTLFLTIAGVITLLKMIVLVPMRKLQEYTESNEEGSGTTRPPRLPYELDKIAQSYYFIRAKLSEIEKQPLNTKERGPVCQHK, encoded by the coding sequence ATGTTCGACAAGATCGCAGGAAGGGCCTTGGTTCCCGTAGGGATAGTGGTTACCGGATTTCTGGTGGTCTGCTTCGTGCTCCTCTACGCGGCCATCAAGCAGGTGGTGATCCGGGATTCCATCACGCAGGCCAACAACCTGGCCGGCATCGTGCTGAAGTCCACCCGCTACGCCATGATGAAGTCGGACTCGGAGCTCAACAGCGCCATCATCCGCAACATCAGCGCCCAAAACGGTGTTCAGCACGTACGCATCTTCAACAAGAGGGGGGTAGTGGCCTTTTCTTCCAAGCCTGAAGAGGTGAACCGCCAGGTGGACAAGAAGGCGGAAGGGTGCGTGGTCTGCCACGAGAAGGCGGCCCCCATCACTACGCTGGGGACCATGCAGAAGGCGCGCACCTTTAAGAATGCCGCCGGCGACGAGATCCTGGCCATCACGGCCCCGATCTACAACGAGCCGGAATGCGCCAACGCCGCCTGCCACTTCCACCCCGCCGAACAGCGGGTACTGGGAACGCTGGACATCGGGCTGTCACAGGAAGCGACCTTGCACTCTTTGGCGCTGATCAAGATGCAGATGCTGATCTTCTCCATCCTGACCCTGTTCCTCACCATCGCGGGAGTCATCACACTGTTAAAGATGATCGTACTGGTTCCGATGAGGAAGTTGCAGGAGTACACTGAAAGCAATGAGGAAGGAAGTGGGACCACCCGTCCGCCGAGGCTCCCCTATGAGCTTGACAAGATCGCACAATCCTACTACTTTATCAGAGCCAAATTAAGTGAAATTGAGAAACAGCCTCTCAACACCAAGGAACGCGGCCCGGTCTGCCAACACAAGTAG
- a CDS encoding polysulfide reductase NrfD family protein, with protein sequence MKKMIQHGLAIVDSPYDEDGKKRTLVNKLLLGLTPSQYLLQAFRNPFNWILAAIFAIGIPILIGRFFFGLAWATSGSNDYPWGLFLGFGLFAMVPLSSSGFQLGTACEIFGRHDLEPIERLALLNGLLGYFFAVMYLLADLGQPWRLPYPMVVSFGPAAVLFLVAWHVATYLSVQVAEVSTAFFEWIGFPAGKRGVRKITLGLTVSGIILSTLHQGALGALFTYAPGKVHPLWYSSSFQWLHFFVSSLPGGLCMVITVSTIAAKTMAWRGDSRFREKLDKVTVSLAKGACMGIATYITIKLIAIAHDNKWAYLDTGWGQWFMLEIIVGFMLPLTLMTYGVHTRKMAIVRLGAFMTVFGVVLNRVNTAMITFNWKLPHREIPPWREVIISLTIFATYIVVYRFILYRLPILYKWRQQEQEETVPEAVPAPALGRREASSIPVASYSSMTKLD encoded by the coding sequence ATGAAAAAAATGATCCAGCACGGTTTGGCAATAGTGGACTCACCGTACGACGAGGACGGCAAGAAGCGCACGCTGGTTAACAAGCTCCTTTTGGGGCTCACCCCAAGCCAGTACCTGCTGCAGGCCTTCCGCAACCCCTTCAACTGGATCCTCGCCGCGATCTTCGCCATCGGGATCCCGATCCTGATCGGTCGGTTCTTCTTCGGACTGGCCTGGGCCACCAGCGGCTCCAACGACTACCCCTGGGGCCTGTTCCTCGGGTTCGGCCTCTTCGCCATGGTGCCCCTCTCCTCCTCTGGCTTCCAACTCGGCACCGCCTGCGAGATCTTCGGCAGGCACGACCTGGAACCGATTGAGCGGCTGGCGCTTCTAAACGGCCTCCTCGGCTACTTCTTCGCGGTCATGTACCTTCTGGCCGACCTGGGACAGCCCTGGCGCCTCCCCTACCCGATGGTGGTTTCCTTCGGTCCGGCCGCGGTACTTTTCCTGGTCGCCTGGCACGTCGCGACGTACCTCTCAGTGCAGGTCGCTGAGGTCTCCACTGCCTTCTTCGAGTGGATCGGGTTCCCGGCAGGCAAGCGGGGGGTCCGCAAGATCACCCTGGGGCTCACCGTTTCCGGCATCATCCTGTCGACCCTGCACCAGGGTGCACTGGGTGCGCTGTTCACCTACGCTCCGGGCAAGGTGCACCCGCTTTGGTACTCCTCCTCGTTCCAGTGGCTGCACTTCTTCGTCTCCTCGCTGCCGGGGGGCCTGTGCATGGTGATCACGGTGAGCACCATCGCGGCCAAGACCATGGCATGGCGCGGCGACAGCCGCTTCCGTGAGAAACTGGACAAGGTGACCGTGTCGCTCGCCAAGGGCGCCTGCATGGGGATCGCCACCTACATCACCATCAAGCTGATCGCCATCGCCCATGACAATAAGTGGGCCTACCTGGACACCGGCTGGGGGCAGTGGTTCATGTTGGAGATCATCGTCGGCTTCATGCTGCCGCTTACCCTGATGACCTACGGCGTGCACACCCGGAAAATGGCCATCGTGCGCCTGGGCGCCTTCATGACCGTGTTTGGCGTCGTGCTGAACCGGGTCAACACCGCCATGATCACCTTCAACTGGAAACTGCCGCACCGCGAGATCCCACCCTGGCGCGAGGTGATCATCAGCCTGACCATCTTCGCCACCTACATCGTGGTCTACCGTTTCATCCTGTATCGGCTGCCGATCCTGTACAAATGGCGCCAGCAGGAGCAGGAAGAGACCGTGCCCGAGGCAGTACCGGCACCGGCCCTGGGCAGACGCGAAGCGAGCAGCATCCCGGTGGCGAGCTACAGCAGCATGACCAAGCTGGATTGA
- a CDS encoding 4Fe-4S dicluster domain-containing protein, whose product MKRRNFLKACLIGGTTIALGKTNKGYASGSFEGYPEAMGVLVDTTRCIGCRSCEAACNKEQKLPEPDTSFDDPAVFEHDRRPTSKAYTVVNRYQKEQPSGPVYRKVQCNHCNEPACLTSCFVNAYTKTQEGAVIYNSKVCVGCRNCMIACPFNAPGYDYDSATNPIVKKCILCYDTRLKYGKPPACVEICPQEALTFGHRADLIKLAHERIRATPERYVDHVYGEKEVGGTSWLYLAPVGFDKLGFDTTLSNDPIISNVKDFLGMVPMVLSIWPALFSGIHLLCKNQEHGEHGHETESNQEDTKP is encoded by the coding sequence ATGAAACGAAGAAACTTCCTGAAGGCGTGCCTGATAGGCGGGACCACCATAGCGCTGGGCAAGACCAACAAAGGTTACGCCAGCGGTTCCTTTGAGGGATACCCCGAAGCGATGGGTGTCCTGGTCGACACCACCCGCTGCATCGGCTGTCGCAGCTGCGAAGCTGCCTGCAACAAAGAACAGAAACTGCCGGAACCGGACACCTCGTTCGACGATCCGGCAGTATTCGAACACGACCGGCGCCCGACGTCCAAGGCCTACACGGTGGTGAACCGCTACCAGAAAGAGCAGCCGTCCGGCCCGGTGTACCGCAAGGTGCAGTGCAACCACTGCAACGAGCCGGCCTGCCTCACCTCCTGCTTCGTTAACGCCTATACGAAGACCCAGGAAGGGGCGGTCATCTACAACTCCAAGGTCTGCGTCGGCTGCCGCAACTGTATGATCGCCTGCCCGTTCAACGCGCCGGGCTACGATTACGACAGCGCAACCAACCCGATCGTCAAGAAGTGCATCCTGTGCTACGACACCAGGCTCAAGTACGGCAAGCCCCCCGCATGCGTCGAGATCTGCCCGCAGGAGGCGCTCACGTTCGGGCACCGCGCCGACCTGATCAAACTGGCGCACGAACGCATCCGCGCCACCCCCGAGCGCTACGTGGACCACGTCTACGGCGAGAAGGAAGTGGGCGGTACCAGCTGGCTCTACCTGGCCCCGGTCGGCTTCGACAAGCTGGGCTTCGACACCACGCTGTCCAACGACCCCATCATTTCCAACGTGAAGGACTTCCTCGGCATGGTGCCGATGGTACTTTCCATCTGGCCGGCGCTGTTCTCCGGCATCCACCTGCTCTGCAAGAACCAGGAGCACGGTGAGCATGGGCACGAAACCGAATCCAACCAGGAGGATACCAAGCCATGA
- a CDS encoding cytochrome c3 family protein — protein sequence MSSYKHLIVAALSIGAISVSSPAALQCAPVPDSITLNQNGKLFSPFTFNHAKHIQSIKECADCHHHTTGTLVLDPNCARCHQNSSPTAVVSCKGCHSATPFSPETLAAKRADKQRYHLDKMGLKGAMHQNCIGCHNKVGNGPTGCQDCHPRTKEGAAFYSTNRKGAKPAHAEEE from the coding sequence ATGTCCTCTTACAAACATCTTATAGTTGCCGCGCTTTCCATAGGCGCCATTTCGGTGTCCTCCCCTGCTGCGCTGCAGTGCGCGCCGGTACCGGACTCCATCACCTTGAACCAGAACGGCAAGCTGTTCAGCCCGTTTACCTTCAATCACGCCAAGCACATCCAGTCGATCAAGGAGTGCGCCGACTGCCACCACCACACCACCGGCACCTTGGTACTGGATCCCAACTGTGCCCGCTGCCACCAGAACTCGAGCCCGACCGCCGTGGTCTCCTGCAAGGGCTGCCATTCGGCCACCCCGTTCTCCCCGGAGACCCTCGCCGCCAAGCGCGCCGACAAGCAGCGCTACCACCTGGACAAGATGGGGCTCAAAGGGGCCATGCACCAAAACTGCATCGGCTGCCACAACAAGGTGGGCAACGGCCCGACCGGGTGCCAGGACTGCCATCCGCGCACCAAAGAGGGCGCAGCCTTCTACAGCACGAACCGCAAGGGAGCCAAACCCGCCCATGCAGAAGAGGAATGA
- a CDS encoding response regulator: MQGLLIVDEDMDCRKQMAEMFIESGYNVIVTNSIESAVSGILKRTAQVVLLGTKFDEFSASEIIPLLKQCNRKLSIILIAAGTSLPLSRKLRSEGIFYHALKPVNAEDRAEIRQAVRCAFESLKLQMA, encoded by the coding sequence ATGCAAGGACTTCTCATCGTGGACGAAGACATGGACTGCAGAAAACAGATGGCCGAGATGTTCATCGAGTCCGGCTACAACGTGATCGTCACCAACTCGATAGAAAGTGCTGTTTCCGGGATCCTGAAAAGAACCGCTCAGGTAGTGCTCCTGGGAACCAAATTCGACGAGTTCTCCGCATCGGAGATCATCCCGCTTCTGAAACAGTGCAACCGCAAGCTGTCCATCATCCTGATAGCCGCCGGCACCTCGCTGCCGCTCTCCAGGAAGCTCAGGAGCGAGGGGATCTTCTACCACGCGCTTAAGCCGGTGAACGCCGAGGACCGCGCCGAGATCAGACAGGCAGTACGGTGCGCCTTCGAAAGCCTCAAGTTGCAGATGGCATAA
- a CDS encoding sigma-54-dependent transcriptional regulator → MHILVVDDESVIRDGLARILEGDSFTVDAAKNGHAAIEFLQQKQFDLIITDLKMPGMSGFEVLNAVKILQPDTPVIMITGFATVETAVEAMKNGTVDYIVKPFTPEQILEKVHLALEQKKSTVEDIVVKKEIDCHHGFDEFVGESREMQKVYRRIIQVAATDSTVLITGESGTGKEVAARAIHKHSSRRDQPFVAVDCTALAENLLESELFGHVKGSFTGAMQTKMGLLMVADGGTLFLDEVSNISLSTQAKLLRVLQERQVTPIGGTQPVSFNIHLVAATNRNLKTMVSEGKFREDLFFRLNIIPLELPPLRERKGDIPLLIRHFMNKFVEEVGKDLRGISPEAMHFLENYSYPGNVRELVNTIERAVVLCEGDVIQKENLELGEAAEVCSTGFEGFVPTSAEALKEMKRHIRDRSVENVEKAFVIQALKRNNWNISRAAEETGMLRPNFQTMLKRLGISVKDYFGR, encoded by the coding sequence ATGCATATTCTAGTGGTCGATGATGAGTCTGTTATTAGGGATGGCCTGGCACGAATTCTCGAAGGAGATTCCTTTACCGTAGATGCGGCCAAGAACGGGCACGCTGCCATAGAGTTTCTGCAGCAGAAACAGTTCGACCTGATCATCACCGACCTCAAGATGCCGGGCATGAGCGGGTTTGAGGTGCTGAACGCGGTCAAGATACTGCAGCCAGACACGCCGGTGATCATGATCACGGGGTTCGCAACGGTGGAGACCGCCGTCGAGGCGATGAAAAACGGCACCGTCGACTACATCGTCAAGCCCTTCACGCCTGAGCAGATCCTGGAGAAGGTGCACCTCGCGCTGGAGCAGAAGAAGAGCACGGTGGAAGATATCGTGGTGAAGAAGGAGATCGACTGCCACCACGGCTTCGACGAATTCGTCGGGGAAAGCCGCGAGATGCAGAAGGTTTACCGCCGCATCATCCAGGTTGCCGCCACCGACAGCACCGTCCTGATCACCGGCGAGAGCGGCACCGGCAAAGAAGTGGCCGCCCGCGCCATCCACAAGCACAGCTCCAGGCGCGACCAGCCCTTCGTCGCCGTCGACTGCACCGCCCTCGCCGAAAATCTCCTCGAGAGCGAACTTTTCGGGCACGTCAAAGGCTCCTTCACCGGCGCGATGCAGACCAAGATGGGGCTTTTGATGGTCGCCGACGGCGGGACGCTCTTCCTCGACGAGGTCTCCAACATCAGCCTCTCCACCCAGGCCAAACTCTTGCGCGTGCTGCAGGAGCGCCAGGTCACCCCGATCGGCGGCACCCAGCCGGTCTCCTTCAACATTCACCTCGTGGCTGCCACCAACCGTAACCTGAAGACCATGGTGTCCGAGGGCAAGTTCCGGGAAGACCTCTTTTTCCGCCTCAACATCATTCCCCTGGAACTCCCTCCGCTGCGCGAGCGCAAAGGGGACATCCCGCTTTTGATCCGCCACTTCATGAACAAGTTCGTCGAGGAGGTCGGCAAGGACCTGCGGGGCATCTCCCCGGAGGCGATGCACTTCCTGGAGAACTACTCCTATCCCGGCAACGTGCGCGAACTGGTGAACACCATCGAGCGCGCCGTGGTCCTGTGCGAGGGGGACGTGATCCAGAAGGAAAACCTGGAACTGGGCGAAGCGGCCGAGGTATGCAGCACTGGTTTCGAGGGGTTCGTTCCGACCAGTGCCGAGGCCCTCAAGGAGATGAAGCGCCACATTCGGGACCGCTCGGTCGAGAACGTCGAGAAAGCGTTTGTGATCCAGGCCCTTAAGCGCAACAACTGGAACATCTCGCGTGCCGCCGAAGAGACGGGCATGCTGCGCCCCAACTTCCAGACCATGTTGAAACGGCTGGGTATCTCCGTTAAGGACTACTTCGGCCGCTAG